The stretch of DNA CAGGCTATCGCCATGATTGCGGTGGTCGTCCTCGCGCGGCTGCTGTCTCCGCGCGAGTTCGGGTTGTTGGCCATGGTCACCGTTGTGACCGTCTTCGCGGAGCTATTTTGCGACATGGGTTTCAGTGCCGCGTTGATACAAAGGCAGGACATAACGCAGGAGCACCTGTCCTCGGTTTTCTGGTTCAACCTCGGCGTCGGTGTATCCCTCACGGCGATCTTTGTCGGCGCCGCTCGACTGCTCGCCGACTTCTACGGTGAGCCGGTCCTGGCCCCGCTCACAATGATTCTGTCTGCAAACTTTCTCATAGGTTCTCTGAGCATCGTTCAGCGAACGACACTAGTGAAATCCATGGAGTTCCGACGGCTTGCGATTGTGGACATCGTCGCTACAGGCCTGTCCGGGAGCATTGCTGTGGCTATGGCCTTCTCGGGCGCGGGGGTGTGGAGCCTCGTCGGGCAGGCCATCGTGAGATCGGGTACGTCTACCGTACTGCTGTGGGTTCTAGGCGGATGGCGACCGTCGCTGATCTTCCGCTGGCGCGATGCCGGGGAACTCCTGTCTTTCAGCCTGAACGTCTTCGGCAACAAGATACTGAACTACTGGGTTCGAAATCTCGACTACCTCCTCATCGGGCGGTATATCGGCACACAGCCTCTGGGCGCGTATAGGAACTCCTACCAGATCATGCTTTTTCCTCTTATCAGCGTCTCGGGGGTTATCTCGAGAGTAATGTTTCCGGCCCTTTCGATGATACAGAACGACATACAGAGGGTGCGAGGTGCGTTCCTGCGATCAACCCGGGCAATAGCCCTCGTCACCTTCCCTATGATGACCGGCCTCTTCGTCACCGTAGAACCGTTCGTCATGACGGTCCTGGGCCCGAAGTGGGTTCAGATGATCCCGATTCTTCGGGTCTTCTGCTTGGTGGGCCTGATGCAGTCCATCGGCACGCTCAATGCAAATCTGTTCCTGTCACAGGGGCGCGCCGATCTGCAGTTCAGGCTCGGTTTGGCGCTCAAGGCGATCTCGATGCTCGGGATCATCATCGGTTTGCGGTGGGGAGTACTCGGCGTGGCTGTGGGATACTCCGTCACGTCGGTCATGAGTTCCTATCCGGGATTCTACTTCGCAGGCAAACTCGTAGGCCTTACCTATTGGCGCCTATGGCGGGAACTGTCGGGGGTGCTCGCCTGTGCGCTCGCGATGGCGGCTGCCGTATGGGGAATCAGCGTCCTGCTGCCCTCTCGGCTGCCCGTGCAGGTCCTGTTCGCATCACAAGTCGCTGGCGGACTTGTGGTCTACGCGGCGCTCTTGCACTTCCTTGGGATAGGCGCATATCGCGACGTCAGGCAGTTTGTCTGGGAGAACATCCGGCATCTGCGCGCCTCCCGGCTTGAAGGGGAGACGCCATGACACCGGCGAATCTACCGACCGTGATGCACATCCTGGACGGCTATCTGCCTGTGACGGAGAACTGGCTCTATCGGCAGATGATCGGTATCACGCGGTATCGGGTCGTTGCCGTTCCGGGGAGGTTGTACGAGGCCCGGAGCTTTCCGCTGGATAACCTCTGCGTGTGCCCGCGCTTGTTCGCCGCGCCGAGATCATGGGCCGGCCGTGCCGCCAATCGTGTGGCTGAATCTGCGTTCTGCGTGCAGTCGCGTCGTCAGGCGAGAGTCGCGAAGCGCTTCCAGGCGAGTCTGCTCCACGCCCACTTCGGGCAGACGGGGTACAACAGCCTGGCGGCGAAACGGTTCGCCGGGTTGCCACTGATAACCTCGTTTTATGGAAGGGATGCCTGCCTGTTGCCCGGAGTCCATCCAATATGGCGAAGGCGGTATACGCGCCTCTTCGCGGAGGGAGATCTCTTCTTGGCCGAGGGAAACCACATGAAGTCCACCCTGGTTTCGCTCGGATGTCCGCAGGAGAAAGTGGTTGTTCATCATCTCGGCGTGGATCTGAACGCCTTGCCGTTTGCCATTCGACGGCCCGATGATGACGGGACGATCAGGATTCTGGCCGTGGGAAGGTTTACGGAGAAGAAGGGCTTGTCATATGCGGTTCGCGCGTTTGCAAGGGTGGCGCGTGAGAGAGTGGGCGTGAGGCTTGTACTAGTCGGCGACGGTCGGGGAAAGGCTGAACTCGCTGAGAAGGCCGAACTTCTTCGGTTAGTGCATGAGAACTCCCTTGGCGACAGGGTACGATTCACGGGTTACGTTGGCTACCCGGAATTCCTCTCACTGATCGGAGAGACGCACATCTGCATTGCCCCCAGCGTCACCGCAGGCGACGGGGATGCGGAGGGAGGCGCGCCGGTGTGTCTGATCGAAATGTCCGCGTCGGGCATGCCTGTTATTGCCACCCGGCACTGCGATATCGGTGAAGTGGTGCTTGACGGCGTCTCCGGGTTCCTTGCCCCCGAACGTGATGTAGACTCACTCTCGGAGCGCCTGTTGCATCTCGTAGATCACCCGCAAATCTGGCCGGCGATGGGCGCCTCCGGCCGGAGGCATATCGAGAAGAACTACGATGCCGCCAGACAGGCAGTGTGCCTGGAGCGGACCTACGACAGTCTGTTGGGCCGTGCAGGCCCTGATGAGAGCCCTTGCTGATGGCGCGTCCTCTTCCTTGACTCGCACCGCTCGCGATTGCTACACTGACGCGGGAGATGGGCATGGAAGGCGGTCAAGAGCATCCCAGTCGGTCGGCACCTGACAGGATCAGAGTCCTGTACGTAGATCACACGCCGATTATGGGCGGCGCACAGATCTCCCTGCTTGAGCTGGTGCAGACGCTCGATCGCTCGCGATTCGATGTGGCCGTCGCGTGTACTGATCGCTGTCCGGCTGTCATGAGAGGCATCGAGGATGCGGGAGGCGATGCTCTGGTCGTGCGCGTCCCTCGTCTTCGAGGAAACCCGCTGACTCTGCCCGTGCGCTGCGCTGCCGGCATCTCCGACCTGGTTGGAGCATGCCGGGAGTTTCGTCCTGACGTAGTGCACAGCAATAGTGCGAGAACCCACGTTTACGGTCTGGTTGCTGCCCGCATCTCGGGGGCGAAGTCCGTGTGGACGCTGCGCGACATGGAGTTTCCTCGCGCGTTCTTCAGACGTCTCGTCGGATTCACGGCGGGGGTTATCTGTGTCTCTGGAGCCGTGCGCGACCACTACGATCCCGGCCACCGATTCGCAGGGGTCCATCTGATACCCAACGGGATTCTTGTCCCGCCGCTGGATGTCCCGCATGAGCGAAGTCGCGTACGTGCGGAACTTGGTATTGCGGAAGACGTACCAGTCGCGGGATCTGTGGGAAGGATGCTGCCTTGGAAGGGTCAGGATCGCTTCCTTCTTGCTGCTGCTTCGGTCCTGCGTGAACTGCCCGACGCCAGATTCGTCTTACTGGGGAATCCCGATCAGCCGGACTATCTGCGGGGGCTAGAGGAACTTGCCGATACCAATGGCATCGGCGAGCGGGCCGTCTTTGGAGGATTCCGGGAGGACATAATCCCTTCTATCACTGCGTTCGATTTGCTCTGTCACACTTCTCTCGCGCCAGAACCGTTCGGCAGGGTATTGGTGGAGGCAATGGCAGTGGGGGTGCCGGTGATCGCTTCACCGACGGGAGGGCCCCTGGACATCATCGAGCATGAAGTCAGCGGCCTTCTCGTGGATCCTCAGGACACGAGTCTTCTCGCAGAGAGCATGATTCGTCTCTTGACCGATAGAACTCTTCGCGAGAGGCTGTCTCGCTCCGCGCGCTCCGCCTTCGAGACGAAGTTTGACCAGGCGCGGGAGACCGCGTCTGTAGAAGCAGTCTATGAATCGGTCATGATGTGCGGGCGGGGGGACCGGTGCGGATGAGAGTTACGCTCGTGCAGATCAACCTCACCGGAGGAGTTTCTACGCATTTGTATCACGTCCAGGTCTTTGGACTGGCCAGGCGTCTTGCTGAATCGGGGTGCGAGGTTACGATCATCACGGGGGAAGACCATGGGTGCAGCGTTCGGTCCGAGAACCGCGACGGATACGAGGTCATCTACCTCCCTGTCCTGGCGCGGAAGATGAACCAGACGCTGGTACGGAGTCTCTGGAGCTCCATCCGCGAGAGCGAGCCCGATGTAGTTCAGGTGGCCGAGTTGATCGAGCTGACAACCTTGCAGACGGTGCTCTGGTGCCGGCTCCACAGCGTCCCGTGCGTGGTCTGGAATGGTGCCTATGAGTATCGCGGAAAGTGGGTATCACTTCAGAAGGCCTACCTGTTTACGGTGGGCCGGGCGATCTGCCGAAGCGGGTGCGAGATGATCGGCAAGACAACCGCAGCGGGGCGGTTCCTGGAGCGATTGGGCGCTCCGCCTTCGAGGGTCTGGGTGATACCGGTCGGCCTCGATACCGAGACCTTCATCGGCAGGAGAGTGGCGCCCCCTGACACCTCCTGGGTGCCTGGGGAACCCTTCGTTATGAACGTGGGACAGATGACTGCAAGGAAGAATCAGGCTACGCTGATACGAGCGCTGAAGCTGATTCACGAGACCTGCCCGGAGTTCAAGCTCCTACTCATCGGTGGTGGATCGGAGGCTGACTCGCTATATCGCCTGGCGGTATCGCTAGGTGTCGAGAAGAGCGTGGTAATGCAGAGAGCGCGAGTGGCAAACAGTGATCTGGCCGCAATCTACTCCAGAGCTTTTGTCACCGCGATCCCTTCGGAATACGAGATCTTCGGCATGACGATGCTGGAAAGCCTCGCGTGCGGAACGCCCGTAATCGGGCGGCGTACCGGCGGCATGGCGGATGTCATCCGCGATGGGGTCACCGGTTGGCTGTATGACGAGGA from Armatimonadota bacterium encodes:
- a CDS encoding MOP flippase family protein, with amino-acid sequence MDWNPGDGEFRSKTVQGIGWSLSSQVVNQAIAMIAVVVLARLLSPREFGLLAMVTVVTVFAELFCDMGFSAALIQRQDITQEHLSSVFWFNLGVGVSLTAIFVGAARLLADFYGEPVLAPLTMILSANFLIGSLSIVQRTTLVKSMEFRRLAIVDIVATGLSGSIAVAMAFSGAGVWSLVGQAIVRSGTSTVLLWVLGGWRPSLIFRWRDAGELLSFSLNVFGNKILNYWVRNLDYLLIGRYIGTQPLGAYRNSYQIMLFPLISVSGVISRVMFPALSMIQNDIQRVRGAFLRSTRAIALVTFPMMTGLFVTVEPFVMTVLGPKWVQMIPILRVFCLVGLMQSIGTLNANLFLSQGRADLQFRLGLALKAISMLGIIIGLRWGVLGVAVGYSVTSVMSSYPGFYFAGKLVGLTYWRLWRELSGVLACALAMAAAVWGISVLLPSRLPVQVLFASQVAGGLVVYAALLHFLGIGAYRDVRQFVWENIRHLRASRLEGETP
- a CDS encoding glycosyltransferase; protein product: MTPANLPTVMHILDGYLPVTENWLYRQMIGITRYRVVAVPGRLYEARSFPLDNLCVCPRLFAAPRSWAGRAANRVAESAFCVQSRRQARVAKRFQASLLHAHFGQTGYNSLAAKRFAGLPLITSFYGRDACLLPGVHPIWRRRYTRLFAEGDLFLAEGNHMKSTLVSLGCPQEKVVVHHLGVDLNALPFAIRRPDDDGTIRILAVGRFTEKKGLSYAVRAFARVARERVGVRLVLVGDGRGKAELAEKAELLRLVHENSLGDRVRFTGYVGYPEFLSLIGETHICIAPSVTAGDGDAEGGAPVCLIEMSASGMPVIATRHCDIGEVVLDGVSGFLAPERDVDSLSERLLHLVDHPQIWPAMGASGRRHIEKNYDAARQAVCLERTYDSLLGRAGPDESPC
- a CDS encoding glycosyltransferase family 4 protein, with the protein product MEGGQEHPSRSAPDRIRVLYVDHTPIMGGAQISLLELVQTLDRSRFDVAVACTDRCPAVMRGIEDAGGDALVVRVPRLRGNPLTLPVRCAAGISDLVGACREFRPDVVHSNSARTHVYGLVAARISGAKSVWTLRDMEFPRAFFRRLVGFTAGVICVSGAVRDHYDPGHRFAGVHLIPNGILVPPLDVPHERSRVRAELGIAEDVPVAGSVGRMLPWKGQDRFLLAAASVLRELPDARFVLLGNPDQPDYLRGLEELADTNGIGERAVFGGFREDIIPSITAFDLLCHTSLAPEPFGRVLVEAMAVGVPVIASPTGGPLDIIEHEVSGLLVDPQDTSLLAESMIRLLTDRTLRERLSRSARSAFETKFDQARETASVEAVYESVMMCGRGDRCG
- a CDS encoding glycosyltransferase family 4 protein, whose protein sequence is MRVTLVQINLTGGVSTHLYHVQVFGLARRLAESGCEVTIITGEDHGCSVRSENRDGYEVIYLPVLARKMNQTLVRSLWSSIRESEPDVVQVAELIELTTLQTVLWCRLHSVPCVVWNGAYEYRGKWVSLQKAYLFTVGRAICRSGCEMIGKTTAAGRFLERLGAPPSRVWVIPVGLDTETFIGRRVAPPDTSWVPGEPFVMNVGQMTARKNQATLIRALKLIHETCPEFKLLLIGGGSEADSLYRLAVSLGVEKSVVMQRARVANSDLAAIYSRAFVTAIPSEYEIFGMTMLESLACGTPVIGRRTGGMADVIRDGVTGWLYDEDDPGFISETVLRIYCDRAQYLDFRRRAAEDSFQYDWKIIAPRFLEVYRRSRSYTREKE